CAGCCAATTTCAATCTTAACAAGCAGTTAGAAACAATAGCGGTTGAAACAATAAATAGCCTTTTGTTTACTGTAGGATACTGTAGAATAATTCTGGTTAAAGGAATTaaccaagaagaaaagaaacaattttagGACCAAAGAAAATCCTTCCGGATGACCGATAGGATGGGAGATCAAACAGactattttaaataaataaatattataaataataatatagtaaatataattttaaaagatgaCAAGTATAACctaaaatataatatgataaaaataaataatatggatAAAGTCGAAGGAGATTAACGGCACTTTTCAGTATCCGAAATCAAGGACTTACGCTACGTTTTAGgcaagtggaaaaaagaagaaaacaggaaaaaaatcaaaaaaagaatctatTTGGCAAGAGACGTACTTTAAATATCTTTTCgacttaataaaaaaattaaaatttatcatttatttaagaGGCTcactttaaatattttttcccaatttccCAAACACATCCATGAAATGTCGGATTCCTCCTGTTTTCACCAATTATAGAGCGGAAAAAATACGCACCTGCAAAGAAGAGTATTTTTTCACGAGTCCCGGTGCAGCACCTCTTCGTTTCGGCGGATCAGCGCTTTGAGATCCATTTTCATCCATGATTAGGGTCATAGCAAATGGGTTGGCGACGATTTGAAAATTAGGAATATTCTGGAACATACCGTATCCTAACGTATCGTCAACGTACAAACCAAATAATAATCGCTAATGATACATTCAACGTAGAACAGAGAgaaatttcaacaatttcctcacttaaacaacaaatttacGGATAGGAAAAGGGAAattaacttttgaaaaattccgatatttttaaaataattttttgaggCATTAATAATATCGTTCTAGGAATTTCTAGAGGTTCCACGAATAATGAGAGAAgtatggagaaaaaattgcgcgacaaaaaaaaaacgcgaataCCACGCTATTAGAGATATTTTCTCATTGGATTAAATGATAGTGGGAAGGAATGTTTCCAGGAATTCCTGCAACGGATCGATGAGAACGTGGATAGAGGGAGTTTTTCGAGGTGAGAATGGATGAATACTAGGTGATTGAAAGTTGTAAACACAGCTGAGAAatgtgtgagtgtgagtgtgGAGTAAAATGCGTGGGGAACATGAGGACAATGCCGAAGGGCACTCGTCGCTCGTCACTTTCCCCGAGAACACCTGCTCGACTATAGCTAGCGGAGCTCGTCTGGATAAGAATAGAGCAATATCACATGGATATTATTGAATTGAACACCTCTTATACCCGATAGGAAAgagaaaatgctgaaaatattTCGATATTGTAGTAGAAGAGAGGAGAAATATAGATATTTTCCCttgaaaaaataggataaaGATTTATTGAAGCAAAAATCCATTAGAGGCTCataaaatccaggaaaaagttaagcaaaaaaaaaagaaaaaaagcaagaaagaaaggaaaaggagaggacgaaattaaaaattaagaaaagaaagaacaaggaACCTTGATAtttatccattcatttcttctaattctaCATTTCTAATCGCaacatttcttcattattccttaacatcctctttttttttattctatttatttattttttattatcattttatttatttatttttttattaattaattaattaatttatatattttgtttattattttatttattatttattattcgttatctttttatcatttattttttattccattttctatttgtcagtttttatctccttttttcttgatttctattattttctcagaactccaagaaaaattctgagcAGTCGCacaatgagtttttttttagtgaacaACACAAGATATTGGGTGggtgtttctggaaaattgaaaaagagtgTCATTGTGAGAAACAAAGAATATTTCAACTGAAAAAGTGCATTCATAATTTATGAAAAAGTGTAAAGTGCGCATAATCGTTCACCTGTGCAGTTTGCTTTTCTCACatcgcaaaaagaaaagaataatattgagggaaatgagaaaaaataaagaaaaaaaattcaagtttgTTTAATCGAATACTATACTATAGAATAGAActcatatgaaaaaaaatcagtgtaGATCGATTTGTGTacagatttattttctattttattgtgtgttttatttttattttttattttattatgtatttCTATTCGTTCACAACCCGTTCTTATTAATGCTAACGTTagcttaaaaataatttttatttaacgATTCTAACAATTTTTAATTCTCAAGAATTTTTAGTTGAACGGAGTCCACGTGAACGGAGTAAGTAGATTTTTCGAGAATAtctctggaaaaaattcttgcaTAAACGTATAGGGGCGGTTGTAGCGGAATCGGTAAGAAAAGGACCATTATTATCGTGGATTCGCAGCAAAATCACTtaatttttcatggaaaataaaaaaaactgtgcagCTTCCTGGTATTTTCTTACTGCTTCTCTCATGTTGTTTGACTCAACTCCCATAACATTTGGATTTACTGAGCAAATAAAATTTCGAGACCTCGTTTTtggaagaataaagaatagaaatcTCAGGAAATTTTCGACAAACGGATCGATAGTGCGATGATCGATAGCCTTAAATGTTACCAAGCACAATTATAGAAAATcctcaaataaaatttcagaaaattccgcGAGTAATCCAGGGATCTCGTGCTAGATGAATAcggtaatttttgtttgttttatttcatattctaCTTTCCTGAGGGATAATCTCTGCTGGAAAGATAGCAAAATCGAGgctatcaatttttttcctttctttcttcaatgatataaattttaatttaatacaAAGTAATTTCCCGATTTTCTGATGCAGTTATTTTTGTACAGCTTATAGTTATTAGGTAAAGGAAAATGTATGCCTACCAAGGGTTTCCAAAGGTTACGCaatcattttttctgtttttttttctttttttttagagagagAGGGGGGAATTACGTTCTCATTTACCTTGCACAAACAATATTAATTTGGTAAATATCTTAATAAGTATACGGTATCTAAATTTCTCGTAGAAATACCTGATAAGGCGACATTAGTTCTTAGCCTGGGTGATCTGGATGTCGAGGTACGAATACGGTGCTTAGAGCAATCTGTATATCTTCTTCCCTAATAGACATCCAATTCAaagaccaagaaaaaaaaagaaaaattcttcacaaaTGAGGCAACTAGTTTCCACCAACAAAATTACGCCTATTCAATTGATCGGGTACAAAAAAGGAGGATCACAAAAAAGAGGATAACGTCTGAATTGTTTTTAAGTCAATATGTTGATGTAATTTTCTATGCACTATCCCAGATGAATACGgtaatttcttctggaaaatctgCGAAGCGCCGGTTTTGATAGGCACTTACGACGAACGAAGATGTTCATTCTATGCGCTATGGATCACAaaaattccccccccccccccctcccacAGCTCTTCTACATGCCCTGAGGGATCTATTACCGTGTAAGTAGCTCTTTCCCGCTACACGATGAGCATGAGCACGGATGCTGATGTTCCTCTCGATCATCATCTTTCCTGACCCTCTCACCATAATTCAATAAAAGCGACGAGAGCAGCAGAAGTGCTTGAAAGAACGAGTAGAGGAAAAATGTCCGCGGTGAAAGTTCGAACAACAACACAATCCAGAAGATATACTCCGAAGAAAAGGGGGAATTATGGAGGTCAGGCTTCAAGAAAGCATGAAAtcctacaaatccagaaaaagaagcgCCACAGTGCATTCCATTATGCGATTCATGAGTTTCTATtctagaatttatttatttagtttttatttacttattacgctcaaaggcgtgcccagaataagaggcaaggaataaatacaaataaacaatagaaaatccagcaacgagaaaagagtagaatgagaattaCGGGATTTTCCGTTATTCTAATAGAActaacaagtttttttttaagtttttttttgaaatagactactaagaaataaaatttgaaaaaaaaaataaaaaaaaatacgtaaaatgaacgaaaacaaaagcaaaaataaaagccAGCAATTGTTGCCTTCTCTATGATTAAATTACACCTAATCTAAACTTTCAGGTAAACAAAGATGGTAGATGGGCGTCCTACAAAAATTATGGACAACAGagaacttcattttctttttcactgttcttgtaacaaaaaatagaagaatttttattgcttaaattcttaaaattcttaaatttcttttaattctttttcaattcttagTACCGTTcctgtcaacaaaaaaaaaactatttcagcGTAGAAATTAACATTGTACAAAGTggtttgaagaattttttctttcgagaaatttctaggattCATCTTTCGATTTCTACTTATCCTTCTTTCTATGAACGCTTATAAGGCAGACGACAGGGGCTTTTTTTCCATGGGCAGGAGCATGATGTTGACAAAAAGGATATTTACGAGGTATactcagtttaaaaaaaagtacttttgaCAATCTCAACTTTTACAGATTTTTCTAACCAATTTTTGATAATGACCAACGCTTATGccttttttatcattttcttttttttacttattattaatttattattattgttggtTAGATTTATTGTTgattaattactaattattaatttattttttaattaacttttttatcactttaatattctattttatacctatttatatatttatagcTTTTAGTTTcgttattagtttatttttagaaaattttttaaattttttaaagtttttttttaaattagtttaattataattttttatttgaaatttacttTATATTCACTTGTAGTGCTGAAATTTTATGGAGGATCTGCTGGAAAATTATGTTGCAGATCAGTTAAACTTACGTGTTATTTGAAACTGGATCAACTgtaattagatttttttttaatttctcgtTTCTATGATTTCTATGACAGATCTAATTTCCATTCCCCTTTCCCTCTTCCCCCTTGGAATCCATTCGTACGACACATTCCCCGACTAATTAATTATCCCAACGTTCTAAGGTACCAAGTGTGTGAGAATTAATCACTCATTGCCCTCACATCCATCATTCTACGAATagtcagaaacaaaaaataaatgaaaaaaataattaatttttcccgCAGTTCTGTCTTTACGTTCTTAAGGCAGTCTACGGTGAACACATAGCATcacagttttaaaaaaaagtacttctaTGGGAGACTAATgaactttttccagaaatcttttacaaaatttccatTAAAGTGCTGTGTACTTTAACCGGAGTCAacgaaaacaacgaaaacatcATTCAACAAAGAACATCGCCCTTTCCTCGTACGGTGAGGTTTTCAGGATTtgataacaacaacaacaaaaagaatccCTACACGTCATAATGACGTGAAGAAGCCCGCCTGCTCGTTTTTTTCAGTcaaatctcttcctcttttttttcagggatttcAAATGAATGTCACGCAATATTCTTAAAATGCGTCTTGATGCTGTAAGTGAACGAAAAGGGCGTTTTATTAAGAGCGAAAATTGAACGCATGACTAGAAGAAACTAGGTGTTGACAGCCGAAGGGATTCCGgttgaatattcgaatattcgaatactcGAACATTCTTGTTGAAAGCGACTAACCAAATCATTTCTGAGACTATCGACTATTCATCACTTTTCTACAAATTCCATCGTTTATGCAATTTacaaacaaaacacaaaactcCTGGAAGAAATTATATTatgatttccagaaaacttgGTAGTAATCCACGCCTAACCATCCTGTGTTTCGAAGGATCTggcaaaaattttcgaaaatttccgtATGTCTCTGAAAATCTGGCCAGGTCTTTTTTTATACACCAACTTTTTGAACACCAAAAAATACAAGAACTGGATAGTTTctccattaaaaaaagtattacTATGTGctacgtgaaaaaaaaaacttatccacattttttcctacaaattttaaaaccaattttaatccataatttttttgtagaaatattaTTTGAGAGTATTTTACAAAACTATCCCTGCCCTTCTCAAAAGAAATTAtcctcaaaagaaagaagacaaactattattgttattaagtAAAAGTATTTAAgcagtatttatttatattttatttattttattttaccaaCTTATTTCTGCCCTCCAtccaccacaaaaaaaactctcaaaaaagaaacagagaaaTTTCTAGTGATCAAAATATCCCGCGAAAGGAAAGAGgaatgtgggaaaaaaaaactagacagGATTGAAGGAGTCACgaggacacttttttttctacttcgcATACTCACTTCGTATGCATATCAATCTCATGTTATGTTCGGTGATTGAATTTGATTACTCGTATCCTCCTACTTTAACGCCCGCCGTGCACGCCTTCGTCGAGGACAGATCCTTGAGAACATCGGATGTGCTGCGAAATGACGATGAACTTCTTGTAGGGGAATGAAACCTGCACCCGTAGGAAGCGGCAAAAACAATAATTCAGGGGGAAAAAACCAGCGGAAAGCGATACTTCGGCAATtatcttttatattttgaaatcttttcccTATATCCACGCAAAAACAGACAGTCATCCTTATTGAATCCCGATTAAATCCTccttaaaaaggataaaaagggtAAAGTtgctggcgtatcaatccactcgtgatgcgccaacgcgttttacaggaattcgtaatcgttgaggttttggaacgcgtgttgacctatataatgacttgcggggctagccgatgtgccaagtcagtgtttttatcctcccagacaagtctggcacccatttatcgaccccggaggtatgaaaggcttggtttgcaccagggcggtttcgaaccctcgaccgtgtagCTGCAACGGACCTCTAGCCGATTGCGCCATACCCGCTCTATTTAATAAATAGTTGTtattaaatcaaattaattagaGAGTTTGagggagtagattacacgtgtctttgatttttccaggctctgaagaaggcgacgacgccgaaacgttagccagaataaagatcaataataatcttggttctgctcaaaaagtagtacacaattaTGAATACCATTAAAAAGACACTAATTTGTAGAAACGAAACAGATTTCAAATGGCTGCAGCTATCGCTTCATGGCTTGTAAGTCATTTATGGATCATCCTGCTTTCATCACTCGTGACGATACAGAAACGGTCTGAATAATCCTGTGTGCACAGTAGAAGCTTTAATCAGAGTAAGGgcataaatccagaaaaaatgtttaaatagCTTCCAGCAAGTTCTTTCGGCTTTGTTCCAATACAGTAATCAGTTGTTCAATCACCACAAACGTAGCAGGTAGAATAGTTTAAAAGAGACGTGAGCACCAGGAGAGTCACAAGCAATCGGGACCACACAAGTCGTCCTAACAGCACCATGAAATTCATCATTCCTGTAAGTTGGATTTTCTACGCTCACAGCTCATGCTTCATTACTCACCTTCCATAGAACCCTTTAGAgtccagaaattcttttttcagattctaTTTCTTTGGATGAGCACATCATCTGCAGGTAAAATTCCCTTTACACTTGAATGAAAAACTATCATCGTACTTAACAGCTATGCCGCTGATTTCAGACATGGAGTGCGGTGGTGACCTTACAGTTGACGTAAGAAAACGAATAATTGAAACCCATAACGAGCATCGTAGGAAAGCCGAAAAGGGAGAAGTAGAGGGCAGCAAAGGGAAGTTGCCTGCAGCTATGAAATTGCCTGACTTGGTACGTAACATACGACTTTTATCTATTCCAAATTACATCCTTGAATTTGGCAGGAATATGACTGCGGATTGGAGCAGGAGGCTAGGAGGAGATGCAAAGATTTCATAGACGTCAATTTCCTTTATGGATTGGGAGCCAACGATGACGTTGTCGTCGGGTACATGTTTCGTTTTCCAACGAATGTTCGGTCCATGTAACATAAGCAAGTCTATTAATCAGAAAGGGCTGTAATCCACCCCCGCAACCTGTAAAAGACTTCCTTACATCGTTTAATAGATGGTGGGAACAAGCGAAATACATTGAGCCGTCAGAAAATAACACAGTACTTCTCAAGCATATATACAACGGTCAACCTTTCGCACAGGTGAGTGAAGTAATTGCATAAAGGAGACTGCTcgtgaataaaaagaattcttcAGATCGCGTCTTCCAAAGTTACGAGGGTTGGTTGCCAACTCTATAAGAAAGGACGATTGACTTCAGTTCTATGCTTATATAACAGGTTGGTGCATCGATTGTTGGAGAAAAATGCGCCAACTTCAAtactatttataattttattgcaGTCGTGTGTTCCCAGGCGAGCGCATTTATGAGAATGCATCCACGGCATAAGGACGACATGAACAGAACAATTTCACAAAGTTGTTCAACGAAAGAATAAATTGTAGAGCAATTCAATGTAGACAACATTGTGTTATGATTCTCGATCATTATAAGAACAGATGACCAAATGGGCAAACGAAAACAAAGTTCAAGTATTTATTTAGAATTACTATCCCCATCACCACTCGTCACATCGTTCTACTGCGAACGGCCATTGATTGCTGAAGTTGAAGCAAGCTTAGATAGTGAAGACATCTGTCACatcaaaagataaaggatcaagtgtctggcgtcaaccaatccgtttgggatgcgcccccaggTTCACTTCCACCtccttcagaatcgtttgaggtttacgaacgcgtaactggcctatacaatgacttacgggagccagccgatgatcaagtcagtgtttttatccttggggacgagtctggtactaatCAATCGACCCCGGAAGAATGAAAAGGTTGGCTTGGACTAcggtggtttcgaaccctcgatcgtgtggctacaacggacgtCTAACCtgctgcgccacacccgccctaatcCTCGTTGAAGTCCAAACagataaaaaaatagtgcaaCCAACACATGTACGGACAATCGGGAATAACAAATAGTGCATTTttagaaagtctgaagtaGGCAGCTGCACACAAACCTAATTAGATATTCATCTTCTTGTGACCGCATTCATGCGAATTTGCgatttcattaaattttagCAAAAGTTTATGTCGACGTCAGATTTCGTTTTGTGTAGTATAGGATAAAGGATAGGGTGTCTGCCTGGTGTCaaacaatccgcttgggatgcaccatcATATtgcactttaattcagaatcggtaCGAGgtcaaaaaatattattacatCATTATCacacaatttatttatttttctatcaagttaatgtttttatcctttccgACAAATCTGATACCAActcatccccccccccctcttagttgggcttggttggcatcaGGGATGTTTTGAACCATGTATCGATCGGCCAGACCCAGTGGAACCTGTTACCGACTGCACCATATTCGCCTTTATGCAGTAATTAGTTGAAAAATTACTGATTTCAAAGATCAtccaatcaaaaaaatctaaagatttacttccgattttttctttctctatttctAGCAACTTTCCAAAAtcatcatcgaaaaaaaaagctcctcACATGATTAAGGAAATTCCATGAAATCTTTTCCTTCAAACTCCAATTCTGTCTCGTGTTCAAGAAATAGGAATCGATCGTATGAGGACTAGAAAATCCCTCAAAAATCCCTTCTCACTATTTATTCCACTAAATCACATTCGCATCTGGATACGTCCGAATGTCCGTTGATTAGCTTCGCATGGAAGTGCAGATAATTAACGAAAACTGACATTACTCACGCTTCAACGCATTGCCATGAAATTTCCTAGAAGTTCCTAAACCTGACATATTACGAAGTTGGGATCTCGCCACGAAAAGATAGAAGTAAAGATGTGGATCACGGCTACGGGCGCAATCGCGCCCAGTTGCCACCCAATTGCCACGGAAAAGTACGTGGGAAATGAACTCAGCGATCGAATTTTCTTCCGAAACGCTTAATGACGCGTTACGTATGCGCGCGCAGGCATACGCGCTGCTTCTGCCAGATTTGGTACGTTCTTAGGTGCCTCGTGGGAAAATTCGATCCCACTTTGTGGATTTGTGGTCCTGAAGTGAACAATATTAGTAACACGGTCTCCCGTCACTGTTGACTATTAAGAGTTCATAGGACCTAGGGGTTTAGATTTTGACAAAGCTCCAAAATCAATTGAATTCCAGAGTGGAGGCATGAATGTATGAGaaatagatgaaataaaaggagaaaaatactAGCGTAATAGTaccaaataatattaaaattatagaatatagtaatataatatataataatacatataataattaatatatataataatataataataggaTAGTAGATAAGAACAAgtagaaaaggaggaaaagcaaaaagaaagagagaagacgGAGTAACTTAATTGAAGCACAGCTCAAAGAGTTCCATCAGAGGTCtacgaaaatgaaatttccctttttttcaccaggtattttttgtttataccCTGTTCTACCGTACCCAAAGGCGTCGTATCGTACAATCATCAAGCGCTACGAACAATCGTAGGTGTCAAAAGTAGAGTACACATAACACATTGATGAATATATTCTGTCGCCGCATATCGTGGCAGCATTCACCCACACACACCGGGTTAGAGAGATTAATGTGAAGTGATTGTTGAGGGGAAATCATTAGGCCGAGGCTGTTCACCTCCGCGATGGAGGCGATGGAGATGGGAAACCCCCCGTCAACACACGAATCACATGGATGTATTTATGCAAAAATCCACTGCAGTAAGTTACGACAAAAATACGGAATTGTAGTTTTATAGAGAAAACTTTGCAGTACCAGTAAATGTTGCATTTATTATTAAAGATCATTGCATAAATTCttgtgttattattattattattattatttttatttttatttttattgcataaaatagagaaaaaatagaattaatcGAACAGATTAAACTAAGCAGACttttaaataattaacaaataacaaaatattattaataaaattataattaaatatgttagaattattattatattttattaaattaaaatgaacaatattaaaaataaatttgacaacatattatattaaatttttGATGCGATATATTTTGCACGGATAGAAGATTCACATGCATTACCTAAAGTTTCCAAAGAGATACGTAGGATTATTTGTAGAAGTATAACATGGATATACATTTATATTCTCGAAATATGGGACCTCAGCAAGTTaagctgtttttctttgcttttaaaAGCTTTTAGATATATAGCAATTGTCACTTTTAGATATTTAACAATTTGGAAGTCAAGTGAACCTCTtgacggagaaaaaaatctccgaTAAATTGTTCGAGGACAAAACTAAGTCTTTGAAATTCTCCATAGCAAACCCATTctactaattaatttttttttcaaatatggaAGTCTTCAATTCAGTTGGGACTGTGTAAAAACGTTCGAATAACGGTAAGTAAGCCATAAAATCtccacaaagttttttttcttgggaaagAGAATCTTAGCGACGAAATTGCATTGCACtagaaatttgtaaaaaaaaaattacgggaTTTTCCCAACTGATGAGTGATGAGCGTTAACAATTTCGTGTTTTTCAGCATTCAGATCCCAACAACATGGAGTAAACGTAAGTTTAAAAATgggtttattattatttttggcTTTACATAATAtctttattaaattatttttaaaaatttgattttttcttacaaatgaGATCATAAACGCAAATTTCATACTTCGTCGTCTTCTCGATGATACAAATAAtagaacataaatgaacgTGTATACAAtattaatactaatactaacaTAAAATAACTCAATAATacgaaatataaaataatatagtataaagCATAAAGCATAGAAAAGGGATTAAGGAGAAATTTGAGGGATTACGTAACAACATAAAATccgaactaaaaataaaagaaattacttTTTAGGCCAAAGAGAACAATAAAATGGCATTTAAGCACTCCGGTGCACTCTACGTAATCAGGCGCCACGTTTGTAATTTCTCGCAAAAATTCTCGGCCCTGTACTTTTCGCACCagtctttctttctgttccaTATCTCGATTAGATTCAGTGTCCGCTATATGGATTACCACAATCCACGGAAAATTCAATTACTTTTCATTCCATTAGGTCCATTAGGTTTTTGTTCCTACCGTATAACCGTATCAATTAAccctacatttttttaaacatgttTCTATATTTGTAGGATCGCTTTAAGCTAATATACTATCCACACGGAAATGCTAGATGAGAAAACAAAtagtaattatttttctaaaaataatgtGGTGTACCGGATCCTAACAAACACAGTGACAAAAACAATTGTAAATatttgggagaaaaaataactgGATAGATAGTTGATGTAGggtaaaaaatcaatagcatCAGATTTCAGCCAGGATATTAACGAATTTCTCGGTTAAATTTCTCGGTTACGGTATCGTAGCAGTGTACTTTGTACCTCTAAAGTACATATGTAACTATGTTTGAATATCTCCATCTAAAAAGCTTCCAAGGTAGATTTCTACCCAAtcgactaaaaaaaattaagaaaaaaaaacaataaaagggAGAGCATAGAGTGGTTGACGTCGATTATTCCCCTTAGGATGCGTCAATGTGCTTCAACGCCAATTCGGAATCGCATGGTTTGCGAAACCCTCGACTTTCAGTTCATAGAGTCAGATCCGTCtacagaggcctaaatagaggttgACTGGAACAATCCTACGCACAATTCCATTAAGTACCACACTATCTTgagtcagtgtttcgataatcctTCAAGATAGTGGAAAGGGAAACCATATACATTGAACATAGTCTTACACGTGTTCCACTGGATGTTCAGGAGCtggaagtaaacaaataaagtacCTAGACATCGACACAACATTACTAAGCGCCTTTGCATCCTGTTCGATCAATTTTCTCTCATCTATATAAGAAGCCCTTGGttctttacttttcatttttcaaataagaaaaagagaattttaaaaCTGATGTAAGATatgatactttttttcttttcagcagaTTATCGCGGCCTTGGGTATAAATAACCCAAGTACTTCTAACTTCCAAAACTTTCAGTGTTAGTAGTGTACTGAAACCAGACTTTTACTGTGTAAAATGTAGTGATTTGCGTATTTTTTgtaatagtgtgcctacgaagttttttttttctttgatggaACTGTCATTCGCCTGACGTTTCGGTTTTTTCGCCGTTTTCAGAGGTCTAAATGGAGATTAACTGGAACAATCCTGCGTAAAATTCGATTCAGTGCCACAGTACTCTGGTTCATTGTTTCGTTGCAATCCTTCAAGATAGAGGAAACGGAAGCCATACATTACATTGAAGATACGGCTCTTTATCTGGATCACCAGCGACATTAGATAGATATGAATCATAAGATATGaactacacacacacacaatatCAGGCAGTTATAGGTCACAgggcggtacaagtggcaagaactcattcgttatcgacgaACACTCATTCATATTATTTGGTGAAGGATTCCTTTCGAGAATCCAAAACGCAATCAAcatcttccttgccgatatttctgtttcatgaGCCGTATAaagc
The Necator americanus strain Aroian chromosome I, whole genome shotgun sequence genome window above contains:
- a CDS encoding hypothetical protein (NECATOR_CHRI.G358.T1), producing the protein MSTSSADMECGGDLTVDVRKRIIETHNEHRRKAEKGEVEGSKGKLPAAMKLPDLEYDCGLEQEARRRCKDFIDVNFLYGLGANDDVVVGKGCNPPPQPVKDFLTSFNRWWEQAKYIEPSENNTVLLKHIYNGQPFAQIASSKVTRVGCQLYKKGRLTSVLCLYNSRVFPGERIYENASTA
- a CDS encoding hypothetical protein (NECATOR_CHRI.G358.T2), which gives rise to MECGGDLTVDVRKRIIETHNEHRRKAEKGEVEGSKGKLPAAMKLPDLEYDCGLEQEARRRCKDFIDVNFLYGLGANDDVVVGKGCNPPPQPVKDFLTSFNRWWEQAKYIEPSENNTVLLKHIYNGQPFAQIASSKVTRVGCQLYKKGRLTSVLCLYNSRVFPGERIYENASTA